A genomic stretch from Ureibacillus composti includes:
- a CDS encoding proline--tRNA ligase: MKQSLTFIPTMREIPSEAEVKSHVMLLRAGFIRQSTNGVYSYLPLAKRVLRKIENIIREELEGINAVEIALPSIQSANSLEQSGRLTSYGPEVIRMHDRHNRELLLAPTNEEAVTELVKDEIQSYKKLPFTLYQIQTKYRDEQKTRFGLLRSREFILNDTYSFHSNEESLNETYEQMFKVYSNILTKLGLQFRAVSAEKGELESHEFIVLSDIGEHTFAYSNHSDYAASIETAKVITEYVSSEEPMEDLEIVATPNEKTIEEVSQFFEMPTVNCIKSLVFKVDEELYVVLVRGDHTVNETKLMQVLNAKSVELADEASIQELLGCSPGSIGPIKLPLNVKVVADHAIKTIRNGIAGANEDGYHYKNVNPERDFAINIYDDIRYIQEGEPSPDGQGEISFAKGIEVAHIFKHGAKFSSNLNATFIDEQGKAQPFIMGSYNLGVSRLLAVIAEQYQDENGFVWPKQLAPYDIHLMCVNRDDEVQFELAEELYGILTFYQYNVLYDDRSERAGVKFADSDLLGLPVRVTIGKKAVDRMVEVKVRSTGETFECAKEEIGERLNEFFRSN, translated from the coding sequence ATGAAACAAAGTTTGACTTTTATTCCAACGATGCGTGAAATACCTTCTGAAGCAGAAGTGAAGTCTCATGTCATGCTACTTCGTGCTGGGTTTATTCGTCAAAGTACGAATGGTGTTTATTCCTATTTACCTTTAGCTAAACGCGTATTACGAAAAATAGAAAACATTATTCGAGAAGAATTAGAGGGGATCAATGCTGTTGAAATTGCGTTACCATCTATTCAATCGGCAAATAGTTTGGAGCAATCAGGACGGTTAACAAGCTATGGTCCAGAAGTAATTCGGATGCATGACCGTCATAACCGTGAACTTCTACTTGCTCCAACGAATGAAGAAGCAGTTACAGAATTAGTGAAAGATGAAATACAATCCTATAAAAAATTACCGTTTACACTATATCAAATTCAAACGAAATATCGAGATGAACAAAAAACGCGTTTCGGATTATTAAGAAGCCGTGAATTTATTCTAAATGATACGTACTCCTTTCACTCAAATGAGGAAAGCTTGAATGAGACCTATGAACAGATGTTTAAGGTGTACTCTAATATTTTAACGAAACTTGGATTACAATTCCGCGCGGTTTCTGCTGAAAAAGGTGAACTTGAATCGCATGAATTCATCGTTTTATCTGATATTGGTGAGCATACTTTTGCTTATTCAAACCACTCAGACTATGCAGCAAGTATTGAAACTGCCAAAGTGATTACCGAATATGTTTCTTCTGAAGAACCCATGGAAGATTTAGAAATAGTTGCAACCCCAAATGAAAAAACGATTGAAGAGGTAAGTCAGTTTTTTGAAATGCCAACAGTTAATTGCATTAAATCCCTTGTTTTTAAGGTGGATGAAGAGCTATACGTGGTATTAGTTAGAGGCGACCATACTGTCAATGAAACGAAATTAATGCAAGTGTTAAATGCGAAGTCAGTTGAATTAGCAGATGAAGCCTCTATACAAGAATTACTTGGGTGTTCTCCAGGTTCTATAGGGCCAATTAAATTACCTTTAAACGTAAAGGTAGTCGCAGATCATGCCATTAAAACGATTCGAAATGGCATTGCTGGTGCCAATGAAGATGGCTATCACTATAAAAATGTAAATCCTGAACGGGATTTTGCTATTAATATATATGATGATATCCGGTATATTCAAGAAGGGGAACCTTCACCAGATGGACAAGGTGAAATTTCTTTTGCTAAGGGGATTGAAGTTGCCCATATTTTTAAACACGGGGCAAAATTTTCATCAAACTTAAATGCCACGTTTATTGACGAACAGGGAAAAGCTCAGCCTTTTATTATGGGAAGCTATAATCTGGGGGTTTCTCGATTGCTTGCAGTGATTGCGGAACAATATCAAGATGAAAACGGATTTGTTTGGCCAAAACAATTGGCTCCATATGATATCCATTTAATGTGTGTGAATCGGGATGATGAAGTTCAATTTGAATTAGCAGAAGAACTTTATGGCATTTTAACGTTTTATCAATATAATGTATTATATGACGATCGTTCAGAGCGAGCAGGAGTGAAGTTTGCAGATTCGGATTTACTTGGTTTACCCGTCCGCGTAACAATTGGTAAAAAAGCAGTCGATCGAATGGTAGAAGTAAAAGTCCGTAGTACAGGCGAAACCTTTGAATGTGCGAAAGAAGAAATCGGCGAACGACTTAATGAATTCTTCCGTTCAAATTAA
- the ltrA gene encoding group II intron reverse transcriptase/maturase yields the protein MADLMIQKLRNNEYFGLQPIFDNLYEQSKNGRYFTDIYKLIISKENILLAFRNLKSNTGSKTKGTNGHTIKHLNEMDADQLVRLTRKRLENYTPHTVRRLFIPKPNGKMRPLGIPTIEDRLIQQMFLQVLEPIVEARFHPQSYGFRPKRSTHDALARCYHMVNHSHQHFVVDVDIKGFFDNVNHKKLLRQLWTIGIRDKRVLSILKKMLKAEITGEGFPKKGTPQGGILSPLLANVVLNELDWWVSNQWETKPTRVPYKLKRNKTDALKRTRLKPMYLVRYADDFKIFTNSYENARRIKIAVEKWLEERLLLEISEEKSKITNLRKNGTDFLGIRFRAVQKGNARTGYIVNSKMDPKAKQKVQGVIRHQLIKLRKSPTPEKVMNFNANILGLHNYYKIATRISQDFNEIRHKVHPNIKSLMFRNIFVKTKETNNVIDKFYGDYNCLRFKSNGLLVYPIEAIRHDIRGQRKPEFTIYNENDRSSIHKDLKQVSVREIEMFRKGIYKSKSVLYENNRLSKYVAQKGCCGITGGRLTPHNAICHHIKPTVLGGSDAFDNLIIINKKYHMLIHSRYPMMHKDYEKMLAKFEKNAITKLNRLRTEVGNPKLSL from the coding sequence TTGGCTGACTTAATGATACAAAAATTAAGAAACAACGAATACTTTGGCTTACAACCAATTTTCGATAATCTTTACGAGCAAAGCAAAAATGGTCGATATTTTACAGACATTTATAAATTGATTATTTCCAAAGAAAACATTTTATTAGCCTTTCGGAACTTAAAAAGCAATACAGGATCTAAAACGAAAGGTACAAACGGACATACAATAAAGCATTTAAATGAAATGGATGCCGATCAATTAGTTAGATTAACAAGGAAAAGACTAGAGAACTACACACCACATACGGTAAGGAGATTATTTATTCCGAAGCCGAATGGTAAGATGAGACCACTTGGGATTCCAACGATTGAGGATAGACTGATACAACAAATGTTCTTACAAGTATTAGAACCGATTGTGGAAGCAAGATTTCATCCTCAAAGCTATGGATTCAGACCTAAAAGAAGTACACACGATGCATTAGCAAGATGCTATCACATGGTCAACCATAGTCATCAGCATTTCGTGGTTGATGTAGATATCAAGGGATTTTTCGATAATGTGAATCACAAAAAGTTGTTAAGGCAACTATGGACAATTGGAATAAGGGATAAAAGAGTTTTATCAATTTTAAAAAAGATGCTTAAAGCTGAGATTACAGGTGAAGGCTTTCCGAAAAAGGGTACTCCACAGGGTGGTATTTTATCACCTCTACTCGCTAATGTTGTGCTGAATGAACTAGACTGGTGGGTTTCGAATCAGTGGGAAACAAAGCCAACTAGAGTACCCTATAAATTGAAACGTAATAAAACGGATGCACTGAAAAGGACAAGGCTAAAGCCAATGTATCTTGTTAGATACGCAGATGATTTTAAAATTTTCACTAATTCTTATGAAAACGCTAGAAGGATTAAAATAGCGGTGGAAAAATGGCTCGAGGAAAGATTATTACTTGAGATCAGTGAAGAGAAAAGTAAAATTACTAATTTGCGTAAAAACGGTACAGACTTCTTGGGAATTCGATTTAGAGCTGTTCAAAAAGGAAATGCCAGAACAGGTTACATTGTAAATTCAAAAATGGACCCGAAAGCAAAACAAAAAGTGCAAGGGGTCATCAGGCATCAGTTAATAAAACTCCGAAAAAGTCCTACCCCAGAAAAAGTGATGAATTTTAATGCAAACATTCTTGGCTTGCATAACTATTACAAGATTGCCACTAGAATATCTCAAGACTTTAATGAGATAAGACATAAAGTTCATCCAAATATTAAATCATTAATGTTTAGAAACATATTTGTGAAAACGAAAGAAACAAATAATGTTATTGATAAGTTTTACGGGGATTATAATTGTCTAAGATTTAAAAGCAATGGATTGCTGGTATATCCTATTGAAGCGATTCGGCATGATATACGAGGACAGAGAAAACCTGAATTTACGATTTACAACGAGAATGACAGGTCCTCAATTCATAAAGATTTAAAACAAGTATCTGTCCGTGAAATTGAAATGTTTCGTAAGGGAATATATAAATCGAAAAGTGTTTTGTATGAAAATAACCGCCTAAGCAAATATGTGGCTCAAAAAGGATGTTGCGGTATTACAGGGGGACGTTTGACTCCCCATAATGCAATCTGTCATCATATCAAGCCAACAGTTCTAGGTGGAAGTGATGCATTTGACAACTTGATAATTATTAATAAGAAATATCATATGCTCATTCACAGTAGATATCCGATGATGCATAAAGATTACGAAAAAATGTTAGCTAAATTCGAAAAGAATGCAATAACAAAACTAAACAGGCTAAGAACGGAAGTAGGAAATCCAAAACTTAGTCTATAA